The region GGCCTCTGGCGCGTCCATCAGCCGAGGGGGGCCGTCGGCGGGGCGACACGCTGGCGCCGCCTCAAATCGAAGCCGGCCCGCCAATCATGCGGATCACGAAGGAGACCAGGGTCTGGAGCATCCACGACCCCATGGTGAGCAGCATCACCCCGGCGGCAACCAGCTTGGGAATG is a window of Pseudomonadota bacterium DNA encoding:
- a CDS encoding flagellar biosynthetic protein FliQ; the protein is IPKLVAAGVMLLTMGSWMLQTLVSFVIRMIGGPASI